One window of Saccharicrinis carchari genomic DNA carries:
- a CDS encoding DUF190 domain-containing protein: MLLEGKVKKLKIIIREIETVYQRSLYEAIMFAAKKTSLAGATATRGAMGYGANGLTNASKTYQMSQDPPIIIEIVDRAKRIEDFSLVVSNLMDKANAAGIIYIEDVEVVSYRRHEMVKPTGQ, from the coding sequence ATGCTACTAGAGGGAAAAGTCAAAAAGCTTAAGATAATTATACGGGAAATAGAAACAGTTTACCAACGTTCGCTATACGAAGCCATTATGTTTGCAGCCAAAAAAACTTCATTGGCGGGTGCCACCGCAACAAGAGGCGCCATGGGTTATGGAGCCAATGGCCTGACCAACGCCTCCAAAACCTATCAAATGTCGCAAGACCCTCCCATTATCATAGAAATAGTGGATCGTGCAAAACGCATAGAAGATTTTTCGCTTGTAGTCTCGAACCTTATGGACAAAGCCAATGCCGCCGGCATTATTTACATAGAGGATGTTGAAGTGGTTTCATACAGAAGACATGAGATGGTGAAACCAACAGGTCAGTAA
- a CDS encoding elongation factor G, which produces MKVYQANQIKNIALLGSSGSGKTTLAEAMLFEGGVISRRGDIENRNTVSDYHKVEHEYGYSVFSSVLYTEWLGKKLNFIDCPGSDDFITGAITSLNVTDTALMLLNTTQGVEVGTQNLFRYTENYNKPVIFIANQLDHEKANFEQTIDQARESFGKKVVIVQYPVNAGLGFNALVDVLKMKMYQWGPNGGEPEILDIPDSEKEKANELHNALVEAAAENDEELMELYFDKGTLDEDQMRSGIKKGLIARDLFPVFCVAAIKDMGVRRLMEFLGNIVPFVSEMPKPITKDAQEVECSADGPASIYVFKTSIEPHLGEVSFFKVMSGKISEGMDLVNMSKSARERLSQLYCVAGNTRSKITELVAGDIGATVKLKETTTSDTLNTKGCDYVFEAIKYPEHKYRTAIRPLDEHDDEKLGEVLQRMHEEDPTIVVEYSKELKQIIVHGQGEFHLNTMKWRIENNDKIKVEFVKPRIPYRETITKAARADYRHKKQSGGSGQFGEVHMVIEPYEEGMPEPTVYKFNGQEFKMNVRGTEEVKLPWGGTLMFHNCIVGGAIDNRFLPAILKGIMEKMEEGPLTGSYARDIRVCVYDGKMHAVDSNEISFKLAGRHAFSDAFKNAAPKILEPIYNLEVKVPSDRMGDVMSDLQGRRAIIEGMSSEKGFEVIKAKVPLKELNKYSTSLSSITGGRAMFTQKFAQYEIVPHDVQGQLLDNYQKELDEA; this is translated from the coding sequence ATGAAGGTATATCAAGCAAATCAAATCAAGAACATAGCCCTTCTTGGAAGTTCGGGCTCGGGTAAAACCACCCTCGCCGAGGCTATGTTATTTGAGGGTGGTGTTATCAGCCGTCGTGGCGATATCGAAAACCGGAATACTGTTTCAGATTATCACAAAGTAGAACATGAGTATGGTTATTCCGTTTTTTCGTCAGTACTATACACGGAGTGGTTAGGTAAAAAACTCAATTTTATCGATTGCCCCGGTTCCGACGATTTTATTACAGGAGCCATAACTTCACTTAACGTTACCGATACGGCCCTGATGTTGCTAAACACCACACAAGGTGTTGAAGTAGGCACCCAAAACCTTTTTAGATATACCGAAAACTATAACAAACCGGTTATTTTTATAGCCAATCAGTTGGATCACGAAAAAGCCAACTTTGAGCAAACCATCGATCAGGCCAGGGAATCATTTGGTAAAAAGGTGGTGATTGTGCAATATCCCGTAAATGCCGGCCTTGGCTTTAATGCCCTGGTGGATGTGCTTAAAATGAAAATGTACCAATGGGGACCCAATGGCGGCGAACCAGAAATATTAGATATCCCGGACAGCGAAAAAGAAAAGGCAAACGAGCTGCATAATGCCTTGGTTGAAGCCGCCGCCGAAAACGACGAAGAGCTGATGGAACTATACTTTGACAAGGGTACCCTCGACGAAGACCAGATGCGCTCCGGAATTAAAAAAGGATTGATAGCAAGGGATTTATTTCCTGTATTTTGTGTGGCCGCCATCAAAGATATGGGTGTTCGCCGTTTAATGGAATTCCTCGGTAACATTGTACCTTTTGTATCCGAGATGCCTAAACCTATTACCAAAGATGCACAGGAAGTAGAGTGCTCTGCCGATGGCCCTGCATCAATCTATGTGTTTAAAACCAGTATTGAACCCCATCTTGGCGAGGTTTCCTTTTTTAAAGTAATGTCGGGAAAAATTAGCGAAGGCATGGATTTGGTAAATATGAGCAAAAGTGCCAGGGAAAGACTCTCACAACTTTATTGTGTGGCCGGAAATACGCGTTCAAAAATTACCGAGCTGGTAGCCGGCGACATAGGCGCAACGGTTAAGCTAAAAGAAACCACCACAAGCGATACCCTAAATACCAAAGGGTGTGATTACGTTTTTGAAGCCATAAAATATCCCGAACATAAATATCGAACCGCCATACGTCCATTAGATGAGCACGACGACGAAAAATTGGGTGAAGTATTACAACGCATGCACGAAGAGGATCCTACCATTGTAGTGGAGTATTCCAAAGAGCTAAAACAGATAATTGTGCATGGCCAGGGCGAGTTCCACCTGAACACCATGAAGTGGCGTATCGAAAATAATGATAAAATAAAGGTTGAATTTGTGAAGCCCAGAATTCCTTATCGCGAAACCATTACCAAAGCGGCAAGAGCCGATTACCGCCATAAAAAGCAATCGGGCGGATCCGGACAGTTTGGCGAGGTACACATGGTTATCGAACCTTACGAAGAGGGAATGCCTGAGCCTACTGTTTATAAGTTTAATGGTCAGGAATTTAAAATGAACGTGAGAGGTACCGAAGAAGTAAAGCTGCCATGGGGAGGTACTTTGATGTTTCATAATTGCATAGTGGGGGGTGCCATCGACAACCGTTTCTTACCTGCTATACTTAAGGGTATTATGGAAAAAATGGAAGAAGGCCCTTTGACCGGCTCCTATGCACGCGATATCAGGGTTTGTGTTTATGATGGTAAGATGCACGCCGTGGACAGTAACGAAATTTCGTTTAAGCTGGCAGGCCGGCATGCTTTTAGCGATGCCTTTAAAAATGCCGCTCCAAAAATTCTGGAACCCATTTATAATCTGGAGGTAAAAGTTCCATCGGACAGGATGGGCGACGTAATGAGCGACCTGCAAGGGCGCCGGGCTATAATCGAGGGCATGAGTAGCGAAAAGGGTTTTGAGGTGATTAAAGCTAAAGTGCCCTTAAAAGAGCTGAATAAGTATTCAACCTCGCTGAGTTCCATTACCGGTGGAAGGGCTATGTTCACGCAAAAGTTTGCCCAGTACGAAATTGTACCCCACGATGTGCAAGGACAGTTACTGGACAATTATCAAAAAGAACTCGACGAGGCCTAA